A window of the Drosophila simulans strain w501 chromosome 2L, Prin_Dsim_3.1, whole genome shotgun sequence genome harbors these coding sequences:
- the LOC27207084 gene encoding putative gustatory receptor 39b, giving the protein MLYSFHPYLKYFALLGLVPWSESCAHSKLVQKVYSAFLIILNAVDFGISIYFPQNAELFLSLMVNVIVFVDKIVCVTVIILQVMVHYDDYFRFCREINFLGLRLQCELKIHVGRLKWQSYAKILVLGIGLLVTVLPSIYVAQSGSLLYFWSSLLSILIIRMQFVLVLLYVELLGHHVSLLGTRLQKVLECHTIGANCTFDGNANRLCSLEFLLALKQSHMELHHLFTHFNDLFGWSILGTYVVLFSDSTVNIYWTQQVLAEVYEYKYLYATFSVFVPSFFNILVFCRCGESCQRQSVLIGSYLRNLSCNHSLGRETSYKDLLTEFILQVEQNVLAINAEGFMSTDNSLLMSILAAKVTYLIVLMQFSSV; this is encoded by the exons ATGCTCTATTCCTTTCATCCGTACCTCAAATACTTTGCCCTTCTGGGGCTTGTGCCTTGGTCAGAGAGTTGTGCCCATTCTAAGCTCGTACAGAAAGTGTACTCAGCGTTcctaataattttaaatgcagttgATTTTGggatttccatttattttcctCAGAATGCGGAACTATTTCTCTCTCTAATGGTCAACGTGATTGTTTTCGTAGATAAGATTGTGTGTGTTACTGTAATTATACTGCAGGTGATGGTTCACTATGATGACTACTTTAGGTTCTGCAGGGAGATAAACTTCTTAGGACTTCGATTGCAGTGCGAACTTAAGATACATGTAGGGCGGTTAAAGTGGCAGTCGTATGCTAAAATTCTAGTACTCGGTATTGGATTATTGGTGACGGTGTTGCCCTCCATCTATGTTGCTCAAAGCGGTAGCCTTCTCTACTTTTGGTCCTCCCTCCTGTCAATCCTTATTATAAGGATGCAATTCGTATTGGTTCTTTTGTACGTAGAATTGCTGGGTCACCACGTGAGTCTGTTGGGCACACGACTTCAAAAAGTACTAGAGTGTCATACTATCGGCGCCAACTGCACTTTTGACGGCAATGCCAATCGGCTTTGTTCCCTGGAGTTTCTGTTAGCACTTAAGCAGAGCCATATGGAACTGCATCATCTGTTCACCCACTTCAACGATCTTTTTGGCTGGTCGATACTTGGTACCTACGTGGTTCTGTTTTCCGATAGTACCGTCAATATTTACTGGACCCAGCAGGTTCTGGCTGAGGTTTATGAATACAAATACCTTTATGCAacgttttccgtttttgtaCCGTCATTCTTCAACATCTTAGTGTTTTGCCGTTGTGGAGAGTCTTGCCAACGACAg AGTGTCTTGATTGGAAGTTATTTAAGGAACTTGTCCTGCAATCACTCGCTCGGAAGAGAAACTTCTTATAAAGATCTGCTGACGGAGTTTATCTTGCAAGTGGAACAAAATGTATTGGCTATCAATGCTGAGGGCTTTATGAGCACTGATAATTCGCTTCTAATGTCG ATTTTGGCTGCGAAAGTTACCTATTTAATCGTGCTTATGCAATTCAGTTCAGTGTAG
- the LOC6733074 gene encoding cytosolic 10-formyltetrahydrofolate dehydrogenase isoform X5, translating to MALKMRIAIIGQSNFAADVLELLLDRPNIQIVGVFTIPDRGSREDILATTAIIHNIPVFKFACWRRKGVALPEVLEQYKSVGATLNVLPFCSQFIPMEVIDGALLGSICYHPSILPRHRGASAISWTLIEGDEVAGFSIFWADDGLDTGPLLLTRQTNLEPTDTLDTIYKRFLYPEGVKAMGVAVDMVASGVAPKIIQAEVGATYDPAMFKTENQVINLQATAEKIWNFVRGLDSVPGAIATVLHENGTEEQIRLFGAHLYSAGPVSNGKALRLRGLTKTAWIHSGGLLIEGTDGVFVNIRRIKRDTKVINASEWFKQAEDQSITDFSEDELVKRSLVAGIWKAILKEDVDSSTDFFASGAGSMDVVRLVEEVKETFDVPLQNEQVFMAPVFEEFFSLLVRFLRQGSACSDDQQLNFQAFTLKANKREIRVPTQLFINGEFVDSDSQRTLEIVNPTNEEVICKVACASATDVDKAVQAAHSAFYGSWRQITPRQRGQLMLNLADLMERNKEELATIESVDSGAVYTLALKTHVGMSIEAWRYFAGWCDKIQGNTIPVNPARPNNVLTFTRKEPIGVCGLITPWNYPLMMLSWKMAACIAAGNTCLIKPAQTCPLTALKFAELTVRAGFPPGVINVLPGKGSDAGQAVADHELVRKLGFTGSTPIGKHIMKSCADSNLKKCSLELGGKSPLIIFADCDMDKAVRHGMSSVFFNKGENCIAAGRLFVEDRIHDEFIRRVLKDLRTMTIGDPLDRSTAHGPQNHKAHFDKLLEFCRRGVDEGAKLVYGGCRVPHLKGYFFTPTVFTNVTDDMFIAQEESFGPIMIISKFNGSDVDSLMQRANRTEYGLASGVFTKDIGKALNFADRIEAGTVFVNLYNKTDVAAPFGGFKQSGYGKDLGQEALNEYLKTKCVTVEY from the exons ATGGCT CTAAAAATGAGAATCGCAATTATAGGACAGAGCAattttgctgctgatgttcTGGAGCTTCTGTTGGATCGCCCAAATATCCAAATTGTAGGAGTCTTCACTATTCCAGATAGAGGCAGTCGAGAGGACATTTTGGCCACTACTGCTATCATCCACAATATACCTGTTTTCAAGTTCGCATGCTGGCGTCGCAAGGGCGTGGCACTACCTGAGGTCTTGGAACAATACAAGTCCGTGGGGGCTACCCTGAATGTGTTGCCCTTCTGTTCTCAATTCATTCCCATGGAGGTGATTGACGGGGCGCTATTGGGCAGCATTTGTTACCACCCGTCTATTCTCCCACGTCACCGCGGAGCTAGTGCTATATCGTGGACACTGATCGAAGGGGACGAGGTGGCCGGCTTCAGCATCTTTTGGGCAGATGACGGTCTTGACACAGGACCCCTGCTGCTAACCCGACAAACAAACCTGGAACCCACGGACACGCTGGACACCATATACAAGCGCTTTTTGTACCCCGAAGGTGTAAAGGCGATGGGTGTCGCCGTGGACATGGTCGCTAGTGGTGTGGCACCCAAGATAATCCAGGCGGAAGTGGGGGCAACCTACGACCCGGCTATGTTTAAAACAGAAAATCAGGTTATCAACCTTCAGGCTACAGCAGAAAAAATTTGGAACTTTGTTCGTGGTCTGGACTCAGTTCCTGGAGCCATAGCAACGGTTCTACATGAGAATGGCACAGAGGAGCAAATTCGACTATTTGGTGCTCATTTGTACTCTGCTGGCCCCGTGTCAAATGGAAAAGCTCTACGTCTAAGGGGCCTAACAAAGACCGCCTGGATACACAGCGGTGGTCTTCTTATAGAGGGAACCGACGGTGTCTTTGTCAACATACGCCGCATTAAGCGTGACACAAAGGTAATAAATGCCAGCGAGTGGTTTAAGCAAGCTGAGGACCAGTCTATCACTGACTTCAGCGAGGACGAATTGGTAAAGCGATCGTTGGTGGCCGGAATTTGGAAGGCAATACTTAAGGAAGATGTCGACTCATCGACTGATTTCTTTGCATCCGGAGCTGGTTCAATGGACGTGGTACGCTTAGTCGAGGAAGTTAAAGAAACCTTTGACGTGCCGCTGCAGAACGAGCAAGTTTTCATGGCGCCTGTGTTTGAGGAATTCTTTAGCCTGCTGGTTAGGTTCCTTCGACAGGGAAGTGCCTGTTCCGATGACCAGCAGCTCAACTTTCAGGCATTCACGCTGAAAGCCAACAAAAGAGAGATTCGAGTGCCCACACAACTTTTTATAAACGGAGAGTTTGTTGACTCCGATTCTCAACGCACTTTGGAAATTGTTAACCCCACTAATGAGGAAGTGATTTGTAAAGTGGCATGCGCCTCGGCCACCGACGTGGACAAGGCAGTGCAAGCAGCCCATTCTGCCTTTTATGGATCTTGGAGGCAGATAACACCCAGACAACGAGGCCAGTTGATGCTCAATTTGGCTGATCTGATGGAACGCAATAAGGAGGAGCTGGCCACAATTGAGTCAGTCGATTCGGGAGCGGTTTACACTCTAGCCCTTAAAACCCACGTTGGAATGTCCATCGAAGCGTGGCGCTACTTTGCCGGATGGTGCGACAAGATCCAGGGCAACACAATCCCTGTTAACCCTGCGAGACCCAACAACGTACTGACCTTCACCCGTAAGGAGCCAATTGGTGTGTGCGGTTTAATAACGCCTTGGAACTACCCTCTGATGATGCTTTCATGGAAAATGGCCGCCTGCATTGCCGCCGGGAATACCTGTCTCATAAAGCCTGCTCAGACCTGCCCCCTGACCGCTCTAAAGTTTGCAGAGCTAACTGTCCGAGCCGGATTCCCCCCCGGCGTGATCAATGTCCTGCCTGGAAAAGGTTCAGATGCGGGCCAGGCAGTGGCAGATCATGAGCTGGTCCGCAAACTGGGGTTTACCGGGTCCACACCCATTGGCAAGCACATTATGAAGTCATGCGCAGACTCCAACCTTAAAAAGTGCTCCCTGGAGCTGGGCGGCAAGAGCCCGCTTATTATCTTTGCAGATTGTGATATGGACAAAGCCGTCAGACAC GGCATGTCCTCGGTGTTTTTTAATAAAGGAGAGAACTGCATCGCCGCGGGACGGCTTTTCGTGGAGGATCGGATACATGATGAATTTATCCGACGCGTTCTTAAGGATCTGCGCACCATGACCATCGGGGACCCGCTTGACCGCTCGACGGCCCACGGGCCTCAGAACCACAAGGCGCACTTTGACAAACTTCTGGAGTTTTGTAGACGTGGGGTAGACGAGGGCGCGAAGCTGGTGTACGGGGGATGTCGAGTCCCACACCTTAAGGGATATTTCTTTACTCCCACAGTGTTCACGAACGTTACGGACGATATGTTCATTGCCCAAGAGGAGTCCTTTGGACCGATTATGATAATATCCAAGTTCAACGGCAGCGATGTAGATTCCTTGATGCAGCGGGCTAATCGCACGGAGTATGGCTTGGCCAGTGGCGTTTTCACAAAGGATATTGGCAAAGCGCTTAACTTTGCTGATCGCATTGAGGCCGGCACTGTGTTCGTCAATTTATACAATAAGACTGATGTGGCAGCTCCATTTGGTGGCTTTAAGCAGAGCGGTTATGGCAAGGACTTGGGGCAGGAGGCGCTCAACGAGTACCTTAAGACCAAGTGTGTCACAGTTGAATATTAG